From one Amphiura filiformis chromosome 13, Afil_fr2py, whole genome shotgun sequence genomic stretch:
- the LOC140168647 gene encoding uncharacterized protein encodes MMRGICILVLGLFLFWNKATTNAQTDSQQPLSCNSCCQGPAGSQGTPGIPGVPGTNGIPGNVGPRGERGESITGEAGPRGEKGDTGNPALKGESGMAGVRGPPGKVGPAGIAGTVGLSGTSGVKGQKGEMGRSRLSAFSAVRRTSFTPSSNSEALPFEQVHTNVGGDFVASSGRFTCDIPGIYLFTYSIATRSHGPRVHLMKNAESINSVHRSVEGGTDIVSNTGVLQLATGDVVWLKCSTPGQLVYTTASLYTTFSGVILHEI; translated from the coding sequence GAATATGCATTCTTGTCCTTGGATTGTTCTTGTTTTGGAACAAGGCAACAACCAATGCTCAAACTGATAGTCAACAGCCACTGTCATGTAACAGCTGCTGCCAAGGTCCAGCTGGGAGCCAAGGGACACCAGGAATTCCTGGGGTACCCGGCACTAATGGTATACCAGGCAATGTTGGCCCCAGAGGAGAAAGAGGAGAGAGTATCACCGGAGAAGCTGGACCACGCGGTGAAAAGGGGGACACTGGAAATCCTGCTTTGAAAGGAGAAAGTGGAATGGCTGGTGTTCGAGGTCCACCGGGAAAAGTAGGTCCTGCAGGAATAGCTGGAACAGTAGGATTGTCCGGTAcatccggggtcaaaggtcaaaagggtgaaaTGGGTCGGAGTCGTCTGTCAGCATTTTCAGCTGTAAGAAGAACCAGCTTCACACCATCCTCCAATAGTGAAGCTTTGCCTTTTGAACAAGTTCACACCAATGTTGGAGGGGACTTTGTTGCATCATCAGGTCGTTTCACCTGTGACATTCCAGGCATATATCTGTTTACATACAGTATTGCGACTAGGTCACATGGACCTCGCGTTCATCTGATGAAAAATGCGGAAAGCATCAATAGTGTGCACAGATCAGTTGAAGGTGGCACTGACATAGTCAGTAATACAGGTGTGTTGCAGCTTGCTACTGGCGATGTAGTGTGGTTGAAGTGTAGCACTCCAGGACAACTAGTTTATACTACTGCCAGTCTTTATACCACATTTTCTGGTGTCATTTTACATGAGATTTAA